The proteins below are encoded in one region of Arenibacter algicola:
- a CDS encoding sulfatase-like hydrolase/transferase translates to MNLKIIFQLSLAVTFLFSCKGDKLDKIEGDHTSDKPNIVWIYLEDTAPLLGCYGEPLVDTPNIDSLATRGVLYKNVFMPAPVCSASRSSIITGMMSTSFGAQNHHSSRTTESAIYLPEQTQTIPELFKGAGYFTFNNGKDDYNFVYDRKDLYDQEYVYHPLYGKSGERLDLASLKGKEPFFGQIQMYGGKEIFNSKFKENVASPVDRSQIKLPPYLPHHPAIVEEYANHLDAIQITDEKVGEIMGKLRENDLLKNTIVFFFSDHGMRLTRNKQFLYDGGLQVPLIIADFREGKSKIQTGSVNSDLIAGLDLGTTALALAKIPIPENMEGRDIFNESIGPREFVISTRDRCDFTIDRIRSVRSKEFKYIRNFMTDRPYTQPTYMDFDKVEFVGVMKQLHAEGKLNEAQDRFMAAVRPSEELYDINADPFELNNLAQNPQYSRVLEKYRSVLNQWVLETDDKGQYGEDEAGLKFMLGIWGKDCVNPEYDVLRKKYPNFEGSLVYLKREPSKKVEPDFVGTPLFDIEGDQLVQFSLRPIDAE, encoded by the coding sequence GACAAAATTGAGGGGGACCACACTTCCGACAAGCCCAATATTGTTTGGATTTATTTGGAGGACACGGCACCTTTATTGGGCTGTTATGGAGAGCCATTGGTTGACACTCCCAATATAGACAGTCTTGCCACAAGGGGAGTGCTCTATAAAAATGTATTTATGCCCGCCCCCGTATGTTCGGCAAGTAGGTCCAGTATCATCACCGGTATGATGTCTACTAGTTTCGGGGCACAAAACCATCATAGTTCCAGGACTACTGAGTCGGCCATATATTTGCCCGAACAGACGCAAACGATTCCCGAACTATTTAAAGGGGCCGGATATTTCACCTTCAATAATGGCAAGGACGATTATAATTTTGTGTACGATAGGAAAGACCTTTATGATCAAGAGTATGTATACCATCCCTTGTATGGGAAAAGTGGTGAACGGTTAGATCTGGCTAGCTTGAAAGGGAAAGAACCCTTTTTTGGGCAGATTCAGATGTACGGAGGAAAAGAAATTTTCAATTCCAAATTCAAGGAGAACGTGGCTTCCCCGGTGGACCGTTCCCAGATAAAACTGCCACCTTATTTGCCCCATCACCCGGCTATAGTGGAAGAGTACGCCAACCATCTGGATGCCATTCAGATTACCGATGAAAAAGTAGGTGAAATTATGGGTAAACTCAGGGAAAACGATTTGTTAAAGAACACTATAGTTTTCTTTTTTTCCGATCATGGAATGCGTTTGACCAGGAATAAGCAATTCCTTTATGATGGGGGACTACAGGTGCCCTTGATCATTGCCGATTTTAGGGAAGGGAAATCAAAAATACAAACTGGATCCGTGAATTCCGACCTGATTGCCGGGTTGGATTTGGGAACAACTGCCCTTGCTTTGGCCAAAATCCCTATTCCGGAAAATATGGAAGGCAGGGATATTTTTAATGAGTCCATAGGCCCTCGAGAGTTTGTTATTTCTACCAGAGATCGTTGCGATTTTACCATAGACCGGATACGGTCTGTGCGGTCCAAGGAGTTTAAGTATATCCGAAACTTTATGACGGACAGGCCTTATACACAACCTACATATATGGATTTTGATAAGGTAGAGTTTGTAGGGGTAATGAAACAATTACATGCGGAAGGAAAGTTGAATGAGGCACAAGATCGCTTCATGGCTGCTGTGCGGCCCTCGGAAGAATTGTATGATATAAATGCCGATCCTTTTGAATTGAACAATTTGGCGCAAAATCCTCAATATTCCAGAGTATTGGAGAAATACCGTTCTGTGTTAAATCAATGGGTTTTGGAAACCGATGACAAAGGACAATACGGAGAGGATGAGGCCGGTTTGAAATTCATGTTGGGCATATGGGGAAAGGACTGTGTTAATCCAGAGTACGATGTTCTCAGGAAGAAATATCCAAATTTTGAGGGATCGTTGGTTTATTTAAAGCGTGAACCCTCTAAAAAAGTGGAACCAGATTTTGTTGGCACGCCGCTTTTTGACATAGAAGGGGATCAACTTGTTCAATTTTCATTGCGGCCTATTGATGCGGAATAA
- a CDS encoding baeRF7 domain-containing protein — protein sequence MAIITKKELQDLESIRNVHCISIYMPTHQKGEEVLQQEDAKLLKNHLKEVKNKLEREPLGKREIAELIAPIQELIHDGEFWRHQSNGLALFLTNGIVKMYSLPISFESFNHVANSLYLVPLLPLFTGDESFFLLWLQLEKVKLYKNTRYSSAEVYIENITPSRMEERVGYDFEQKSLQFRSQQEGHGAAAFHGHEEADRDRKNEIERYFSALDKGLMTLIQNENKPLIIACQDYLFPIYQKVNTFKYLLADHISLDPTEMNVSKLRELAWDKLSPVFDKERLEKIDNFKKLDGTARTSSNIEQILPAAIQGKIDALFIQKNEDIWGIYEPKKNSVRVDKELLPSNVSLLNKAAMKTFVNGGKVYLMEKEDMPNAFSIINALYRY from the coding sequence ATGGCAATCATAACTAAAAAAGAGCTCCAGGATTTAGAAAGTATACGCAATGTGCATTGCATATCCATTTATATGCCTACCCATCAAAAGGGGGAAGAGGTTTTACAACAGGAGGATGCTAAATTGCTGAAAAATCATTTAAAGGAAGTTAAAAATAAATTGGAGCGGGAACCTTTGGGTAAAAGAGAAATTGCAGAATTAATCGCCCCTATTCAAGAACTGATCCACGATGGGGAGTTTTGGAGACACCAATCCAATGGACTGGCACTTTTTTTAACCAATGGCATTGTTAAAATGTATTCGCTTCCTATTTCCTTCGAATCTTTCAACCATGTAGCGAACAGTTTATATCTTGTTCCATTGCTGCCTTTGTTTACAGGGGACGAATCCTTTTTTTTACTTTGGTTACAATTGGAAAAGGTAAAATTGTACAAAAACACACGTTACAGTAGTGCCGAAGTGTACATTGAAAATATAACCCCTAGCCGAATGGAAGAGAGGGTGGGGTATGATTTTGAGCAGAAGAGCTTGCAGTTCAGAAGTCAGCAGGAAGGGCATGGTGCGGCTGCTTTTCATGGCCATGAAGAGGCAGACCGCGATCGTAAGAATGAGATTGAGAGATATTTTTCTGCTTTGGACAAGGGACTAATGACCCTGATCCAAAATGAAAACAAACCCTTGATTATAGCTTGTCAGGATTATTTGTTCCCCATTTATCAGAAGGTAAATACCTTCAAATATCTCTTGGCAGATCATATTTCATTGGATCCAACGGAAATGAATGTGTCCAAGTTACGGGAATTGGCGTGGGATAAGTTGAGTCCTGTTTTCGACAAGGAGCGTTTGGAAAAAATAGATAATTTTAAAAAGCTGGACGGGACCGCAAGAACATCCAGCAATATAGAGCAGATTTTGCCTGCTGCCATTCAAGGAAAAATAGATGCTTTATTTATTCAGAAAAATGAAGATATATGGGGGATTTATGAACCTAAAAAAAATTCGGTTAGAGTGGATAAGGAATTGCTTCCTTCCAATGTATCCCTTTTAAATAAGGCGGCCATGAAAACGTTTGTGAATGGAGGAAAGGTCTATTTAATGGAAAAAGAAGATATGCCAAATGCGTTTTCTATAATTAATGCCCTTTACAGATATTAA
- a CDS encoding response regulator: MATILVVEDNRTILENTSELLEMEGYSVITATNGKEGYSKVLKFLPDLIVSDIWMPEMDGFELLKTLGTHADLKNIPLIFFSARSEKKDIKKGIDMGAYDFIVKPSDLSDLLVSIKNCLQSRKLT, from the coding sequence ATGGCTACTATTCTAGTTGTTGAAGACAACCGCACCATACTTGAAAATACCTCAGAACTTTTGGAAATGGAAGGCTATTCGGTTATAACGGCCACCAATGGAAAGGAAGGCTATTCCAAAGTTTTGAAGTTCTTGCCAGATCTTATTGTCAGCGATATCTGGATGCCGGAGATGGATGGCTTTGAACTATTGAAAACTTTGGGAACCCATGCTGATCTGAAAAATATACCCTTGATTTTTTTTAGCGCTAGAAGTGAAAAAAAGGATATTAAAAAAGGTATTGACATGGGGGCCTATGACTTTATTGTAAAACCATCTGACCTATCAGATCTCCTAGTCTCGATCAAAAATTGTTTGCAAAGCAGAAAACTTACTTAA
- a CDS encoding sensor histidine kinase, with protein sequence MVDKGSHSSNLRSKAEAKISTTPSGGPELTIEEAKELMHELEVHQVELEMQNQELREAQHRLEDIRDQYTDLFDFAPIGYIILNEKGEIENINLTACSLIGIDRTKILKRALSAFMGANEAHVLFIKLKEAFQNGILKPFELEINRNNSGSFHALVQGSITKNIKGLLQCRLSMQDITEVRQARIIQRQHKALQSEKEKIQQYLDLAPVVFILLDKDHKIQMINQKGCDLLGYDRVELLGQNWFDFLICKENGKEYDPSLIDFERKIKLLAPELECKVRYKNREERMMSWHNTTLLGKNGDQIGVLSAGEDITVRTKLDEEKQIYTDNLELKIKERSKELIKALEAEKRINDLKSNFITIASHELRTPITIVMSSIILIERYNSLGQYDKSNKHIARIKSSVDHFVNILDDFLSLHQLDKGIIQIHKEVFDLEPFIQNIVTDMKGLLKKGQRIYYRHTGSKRLNLDPKILRNIILNLLSNALKYSNDQINIKSALRTDHLTITIEDQGLGIPEEDQKNLFTSFFRASNVEHIQGTGLGLSIVQRYLELFGGNIQFKSVLGKGSAFTIVIPIS encoded by the coding sequence ATGGTCGATAAAGGTTCCCATTCCAGCAACTTGCGTTCCAAAGCAGAGGCCAAGATAAGTACAACACCATCAGGTGGACCGGAACTAACCATAGAGGAGGCCAAAGAACTAATGCACGAACTTGAAGTGCATCAAGTAGAACTGGAAATGCAGAACCAGGAATTGCGTGAAGCCCAGCATCGCTTGGAGGACATTCGCGATCAATATACGGACCTTTTCGATTTTGCACCAATAGGTTATATAATATTAAATGAAAAGGGAGAAATAGAAAACATAAACCTAACCGCCTGTTCCCTGATAGGTATTGATAGGACGAAAATTTTAAAAAGAGCCCTATCTGCCTTTATGGGGGCAAACGAGGCTCACGTACTATTTATTAAATTGAAGGAAGCTTTCCAGAACGGGATATTAAAACCCTTTGAACTAGAAATTAACCGAAACAACAGTGGCTCTTTTCATGCTCTTGTACAGGGCTCCATTACAAAAAACATAAAGGGGCTGTTGCAATGCCGCCTGTCCATGCAGGATATAACGGAGGTTAGACAAGCCAGAATAATTCAGCGACAGCACAAAGCCCTTCAAAGTGAAAAGGAAAAAATTCAACAGTATTTAGATCTGGCCCCAGTGGTTTTTATACTATTGGACAAGGATCACAAAATTCAAATGATCAATCAAAAGGGATGCGACCTATTAGGTTATGATAGAGTGGAACTATTGGGCCAAAACTGGTTCGATTTTCTAATATGTAAAGAAAACGGAAAGGAATATGATCCAAGCCTAATAGATTTTGAACGCAAAATAAAATTATTGGCCCCTGAATTAGAGTGCAAAGTGAGGTATAAAAACAGGGAAGAACGTATGATGTCTTGGCACAATACCACCTTATTGGGCAAGAATGGCGACCAGATAGGGGTACTAAGTGCAGGTGAGGACATTACCGTGCGAACTAAACTGGACGAAGAAAAGCAAATTTATACCGACAATCTAGAGTTAAAGATAAAAGAACGTTCCAAAGAGTTGATCAAAGCCTTGGAAGCGGAAAAAAGGATCAATGATTTAAAAAGTAATTTCATTACCATTGCCTCCCACGAATTGCGCACTCCCATTACCATTGTAATGTCGTCCATTATTTTAATTGAAAGATATAACAGCTTGGGGCAGTATGATAAATCCAACAAACATATTGCCCGAATCAAATCTTCCGTGGACCATTTTGTGAATATTTTGGATGACTTTTTATCCTTACATCAGTTGGATAAGGGAATTATACAGATACATAAGGAAGTTTTTGATCTGGAGCCGTTTATACAAAACATTGTCACCGATATGAAAGGCCTTCTCAAAAAAGGCCAGCGTATCTATTACAGGCATACGGGGTCCAAAAGGCTTAATTTGGACCCAAAAATTTTAAGGAATATCATCCTAAACTTGCTGTCCAATGCCTTGAAATACTCTAATGACCAAATAAACATTAAGAGCGCACTCAGGACAGATCATCTTACAATAACCATTGAGGACCAAGGTTTGGGCATCCCGGAGGAAGATCAAAAAAATCTCTTCACAAGTTTTTTTAGAGCTAGTAACGTAGAACATATCCAAGGTACGGGCTTGGGACTTAGTATCGTTCAACGATATCTGGAACTATTCGGTGGAAATATTCAATTTAAGAGTGTTCTAGGAAAGGGCAGTGCTTTTACAATTGTAATTCCAATTTCCTAA